One window from the genome of Dyella sp. A6 encodes:
- a CDS encoding RNA methyltransferase — translation MPMTPAADPVSLFRFVLVRTSHPGNIGSAARAIRTMGFTRMELVSPHRFPDREADALAAGADDVLSTAGVHAELVDGLAGCTFVVGLSARRRGINLPELTPREGAAQALAAARRGEQVALVFGNERTGLENDELARCHAMVRIPSVDDFSSLNLSQAVQVMAYEQRLALLGDAPLQAPPEHDRPLADAAQMERFYQHLADTLDDIDFHKGRSPETIMLRLRKLFQRAQPDERELRVLHGILADAQRMAQLANQREG, via the coding sequence ATGCCCATGACTCCTGCTGCCGATCCTGTCTCCCTGTTCCGCTTCGTGCTGGTGCGCACCTCGCACCCGGGCAATATCGGCAGTGCGGCAAGGGCGATCCGCACGATGGGTTTTACGCGCATGGAATTGGTCTCGCCGCATCGTTTCCCCGACCGCGAGGCGGATGCGCTGGCGGCTGGCGCGGACGACGTGCTGTCGACGGCCGGCGTGCATGCGGAGCTGGTCGACGGACTGGCGGGCTGCACCTTTGTAGTGGGGTTGTCGGCACGCCGTCGTGGCATCAACCTGCCGGAGCTGACGCCACGCGAAGGTGCCGCGCAGGCGTTGGCGGCGGCACGGCGAGGCGAGCAGGTGGCGCTGGTGTTCGGCAATGAGCGGACCGGCCTGGAGAACGATGAACTGGCCCGTTGCCATGCCATGGTGCGCATCCCCAGCGTGGACGATTTCAGTTCGCTGAACCTGTCGCAGGCGGTGCAGGTGATGGCCTACGAGCAGCGCCTGGCGCTGCTCGGTGATGCGCCGCTCCAGGCTCCGCCCGAGCATGATCGGCCACTGGCCGATGCGGCGCAGATGGAGCGGTTCTACCAGCATCTTGCCGATACGCTGGACGATATCGACTTCCACAAGGGTCGTTCCCCCGAGACGATCATGTTGCGCTTGCGCAAGCTGTTCCAGCGGGCCCAGCCCGACGAGCGCGAACTGCGCGTACTGCATGGCATCCTGGCGGATGCGCAGCGGATGGCGCAGCTGGCGAACCAGCGCGAGGGGTGA
- a CDS encoding MGMT family protein has product MQDAHARVYAAIAAIPPGRVASYGAIAARAGLPGRARLVGRLLGEVPEGMQLPWFRVLRASGEIALPRGSRGFREQCRLLRAEGVDVKNGRVALSAFGLDADIDRALWGMPHA; this is encoded by the coding sequence ATGCAGGACGCACACGCCCGCGTCTACGCCGCCATCGCCGCCATTCCACCGGGCCGCGTCGCCAGCTATGGCGCCATCGCCGCCCGCGCGGGGCTGCCGGGACGCGCGCGACTGGTCGGTCGGCTGCTGGGCGAAGTTCCCGAGGGGATGCAGTTGCCGTGGTTTCGGGTGCTCCGAGCCAGTGGCGAGATTGCCTTGCCGAGGGGCAGTCGCGGCTTCCGTGAACAGTGCCGACTGCTGCGTGCCGAGGGCGTGGACGTGAAGAACGGTCGTGTGGCCCTGAGTGCGTTTGGCCTGGATGCGGACATCGACCGCGCCCTGTGGGGCATGCCGCACGCTTGA
- a CDS encoding AI-2E family transporter: MNQDISRDASRRWQMMAIVAVIIALMWLLAPVIMPFAIAAMLAYMGDPLADRLEKLGLGRTLAVSIVFIVLLIVAAGALLLLVPLIVRQVESLVQNLPRYLAWGHDTALPWLRRTFHLDPHALDSDRLIAAVKEHLGSIGSVLGKLSRSGMGAVMWLTNLVLIPVVAFYLLRDWDRLVSWIDGMLPRPVEPTVAHLARESDAVLGAFVRGQLLVMLALGIYYGVSLTLVGISVGPLIGMVAGLLSFVPYLGFITGFGAAIIAALVLHGDWLHVLLVVGVFMVGQLLEGYVLVPRLVGEKIGLHPVAVIFAVLAGGYLFGFLGILLALPAASVILVLLRYLSERYRRSDLYTGAGPDDPVPVELHVILTTRDGSVETAAVQLKTDAKDAGTPP, from the coding sequence ATGAACCAAGACATTTCGCGTGACGCCTCGCGGCGCTGGCAGATGATGGCGATCGTGGCCGTGATCATCGCGCTGATGTGGCTGCTGGCGCCGGTGATCATGCCGTTTGCGATTGCCGCGATGCTTGCCTACATGGGCGACCCGCTGGCCGATCGCCTCGAAAAGCTGGGGCTCGGACGCACGCTGGCGGTGAGCATCGTGTTCATCGTGCTGCTGATCGTGGCGGCCGGCGCGCTGTTGCTGCTGGTGCCGTTGATCGTCAGGCAAGTCGAGAGCCTGGTACAGAACTTGCCGCGCTACTTGGCGTGGGGACACGACACCGCGCTGCCGTGGTTGCGGCGCACATTCCACCTCGATCCGCACGCGCTCGACAGCGATCGCCTGATAGCGGCGGTGAAGGAGCACCTGGGTTCCATCGGCAGCGTGCTCGGCAAGCTCTCGCGCTCGGGCATGGGTGCGGTGATGTGGCTGACCAACCTGGTACTGATTCCCGTGGTGGCCTTCTACCTGCTGCGCGACTGGGACCGGCTGGTGAGCTGGATCGACGGCATGCTGCCGCGTCCGGTCGAACCGACCGTGGCGCATCTGGCGCGCGAGTCCGATGCGGTGCTGGGTGCCTTCGTGCGCGGTCAGCTGCTGGTGATGCTGGCACTGGGTATCTATTACGGCGTATCGCTGACCCTGGTGGGTATCAGTGTGGGTCCGTTGATCGGCATGGTTGCCGGGTTGCTCAGCTTTGTGCCCTATCTCGGTTTCATCACAGGTTTCGGGGCGGCTATCATCGCCGCGCTCGTGTTGCACGGCGACTGGCTGCATGTGCTGCTGGTGGTGGGCGTGTTCATGGTCGGCCAACTGCTCGAAGGTTACGTGCTGGTGCCGCGCCTGGTGGGCGAGAAGATCGGCCTGCACCCGGTGGCGGTGATTTTCGCGGTGCTGGCCGGCGGTTACCTGTTCGGTTTCCTGGGCATCTTGCTGGCGCTGCCTGCGGCCTCGGTCATCCTGGTGCTGCTGCGCTACCTCAGCGAGCGCTACCGCCGCAGTGACCTGTATACCGGTGCCGGGCCCGACGACCCTGTGCCAGTCGAACTGCACGTGATACTCACCACCCGCGACGGCAGCGTGGAAACCGCGGCCGTACAGTTGAAAACCGACGCCAAGGACGCCGGCACGCCACCATGA
- a CDS encoding MASE1 domain-containing protein, whose amino-acid sequence MGVTLVRQISISHWLILAGVHFAVLLLYRYRYWPALVLGEAVSLIPLALTFEHQFGSLWAIQVLVPSIVFMMPIVYLFRRFAPIEVKGGINVGRMLACSLILSGIMTVHNFGEVALMNLPSGYKVNVVPVAARWVLGNFLGILTVVPFVLAVSQSGRVGSLRILWNKLLASAVTRDAAFSLIPALLVLMWFGWMQPSVHSLVQAAMFLPVVWMALRHGWIGAAVGGMFASLAVMTLMPVRDDAGTMQAEIIIAFTVSTMLLIGEQVAALRGRVEQERTDLRLTLALAQRNIASGEARLKVAAQGLNYVQETVRSGYQVMMGRLRSVQPIPDERGYGRQALLAQDQLYRLADCLHPITWRDRGLVAALQEGPLARMLEECGVAYRCDVRGPVEQLSSTLHLAIYRIVGEAVAGWCEYKDLREIELRLRAGTSEGRRWVVLSLVGLNYSSSDNQVRWEELLPRVERISSGLGLSAVRDRAATYEGFCREKSSHGWRRLAVLMLDPMEPGEN is encoded by the coding sequence TTGGGTGTCACGCTGGTTCGTCAGATATCCATTTCACACTGGCTGATACTGGCGGGTGTGCACTTCGCTGTGCTTCTACTGTACCGATACCGGTACTGGCCGGCATTGGTGCTGGGTGAGGCGGTTTCGCTGATACCACTGGCGCTCACCTTCGAACACCAGTTCGGTAGCCTTTGGGCGATTCAGGTATTGGTGCCGTCGATCGTTTTCATGATGCCGATTGTTTATCTCTTTAGGCGATTTGCGCCAATTGAGGTTAAGGGGGGCATTAACGTGGGCCGTATGCTGGCGTGCTCCTTGATTCTCTCTGGAATCATGACGGTTCATAACTTCGGTGAAGTTGCGCTAATGAACTTGCCGAGCGGTTATAAGGTTAATGTTGTTCCTGTTGCCGCACGCTGGGTTCTCGGTAACTTTCTGGGCATTTTAACGGTCGTGCCTTTCGTGCTCGCTGTTTCTCAGTCAGGCCGTGTCGGGTCGTTACGGATTCTTTGGAATAAGTTACTCGCCAGCGCGGTGACGCGGGATGCTGCCTTTTCGTTGATTCCAGCATTACTTGTACTGATGTGGTTTGGCTGGATGCAGCCGAGTGTGCATTCACTCGTGCAGGCCGCCATGTTCCTTCCTGTCGTATGGATGGCATTGCGCCATGGGTGGATAGGGGCTGCCGTCGGGGGTATGTTTGCAAGCCTCGCTGTCATGACTCTCATGCCTGTGCGCGATGATGCAGGCACAATGCAGGCCGAAATCATTATTGCGTTCACTGTCAGTACCATGCTTTTGATTGGGGAGCAGGTTGCTGCGCTGCGTGGACGCGTTGAGCAGGAGCGAACGGATCTGAGGCTGACATTGGCCTTGGCTCAGCGCAATATTGCGTCAGGTGAGGCCCGGTTGAAAGTTGCTGCCCAGGGCTTGAATTACGTTCAAGAAACTGTTCGTTCCGGTTATCAGGTAATGATGGGGCGCCTTCGCTCAGTTCAGCCAATTCCGGATGAGCGTGGATACGGGCGTCAGGCGTTATTGGCTCAGGACCAGTTATATCGGTTAGCGGACTGCTTGCATCCGATAACGTGGCGAGACCGCGGGCTTGTTGCGGCATTGCAAGAAGGTCCGCTTGCTCGAATGCTTGAAGAATGCGGAGTAGCATATCGGTGTGATGTGCGTGGGCCGGTTGAGCAGCTCTCCAGTACGCTTCATTTGGCGATTTATCGGATCGTGGGCGAGGCGGTTGCAGGCTGGTGTGAATATAAGGATCTGCGTGAGATTGAATTGCGCCTACGTGCGGGAACTAGCGAGGGACGGAGGTGGGTCGTTCTGTCTTTGGTTGGGCTGAATTATTCATCCAGCGACAATCAAGTGCGTTGGGAAGAATTATTGCCGCGAGTCGAGCGTATTAGCAGCGGTCTGGGCTTGAGTGCGGTAAGGGATCGTGCTGCAACCTATGAGGGTTTTTGCCGGGAAAAGAGCTCGCACGGGTGGCGACGCCTGGCTGTCCTGATGTTGGACCCAATGGAGCCCGGCGAGAATTGA
- a CDS encoding CDP-alcohol phosphatidyltransferase family protein, translating into MQPASQSPWRHLPNAVSLLRIVLIAPIAWQLLQRCWIPALCLIAVAGASDGLDGFLARHYGWRSRLGGMLDASADKLLLVTCFVLLAWLDITPLWLAWVVCGRDLMIAAGALLWRLLVGPIQPQPSMLSKVCTVMQILYLLDVLFLQAGWLSLPSPPLGWAVAVLCGASWLDYAVRWSVRARLARRLR; encoded by the coding sequence ATGCAACCGGCATCGCAGTCGCCGTGGCGACATCTGCCCAATGCCGTGTCGTTGCTGCGCATTGTCCTGATTGCACCGATTGCATGGCAGTTGCTGCAACGTTGCTGGATTCCAGCGCTCTGCCTGATTGCGGTTGCCGGCGCATCCGACGGGCTGGACGGCTTCCTTGCTCGCCATTACGGCTGGCGCAGCCGGCTAGGCGGCATGCTCGACGCCAGCGCGGACAAGCTGCTGCTGGTGACCTGTTTCGTGCTGCTGGCCTGGCTGGATATCACGCCGCTGTGGCTGGCCTGGGTGGTCTGCGGTCGCGACCTGATGATTGCCGCCGGTGCGCTGCTGTGGCGTTTGCTGGTCGGCCCGATCCAGCCGCAGCCCAGCATGCTCTCCAAGGTCTGCACGGTGATGCAGATCCTCTACCTGCTCGATGTGCTTTTCCTGCAGGCCGGTTGGCTTTCGCTGCCATCGCCGCCGTTGGGCTGGGCGGTGGCGGTGTTGTGTGGCGCAAGCTGGCTGGATTACGCGGTGCGCTGGTCGGTCCGCGCGAGGCTGGCTCGCCGCCTGCGCTGA
- the hda gene encoding DnaA regulatory inactivator Hda → MIPQLPLALRWPRRQRFEHFHPGTNAAALGAVQALARETGAPWVYLHGPAGSGKSHLLMAACQAAGELGRTVQYLPLAKLVDRAMALRGVAGSDLLALDDLGAIAGDGEAEHALFDLYNRAKAEGTALLFAAEATPLQLGLGLPDLRSRLGACTQFALKPLDDAERRDVLKHQAAARGIELDDTVLDWLFARYARDLGALLDLLDRLDQASLAAQRRITVPFLRGLLREMDASPG, encoded by the coding sequence ATGATTCCGCAGCTTCCGCTTGCCCTGCGCTGGCCGCGTCGCCAGCGCTTCGAACATTTCCACCCGGGTACCAATGCCGCTGCGTTGGGTGCCGTGCAGGCCTTGGCGCGGGAGACCGGGGCGCCATGGGTCTACCTGCATGGGCCTGCCGGCAGCGGCAAGAGCCACCTGCTGATGGCGGCCTGCCAGGCGGCCGGTGAGCTGGGGCGCACTGTGCAGTATCTGCCGTTGGCCAAGCTGGTCGATCGCGCCATGGCCCTGCGCGGCGTGGCCGGCAGCGATCTGCTGGCGCTGGACGACCTGGGCGCCATCGCGGGGGACGGCGAGGCCGAGCACGCGCTGTTCGATCTCTACAACCGGGCGAAGGCAGAGGGCACGGCGCTGCTGTTCGCGGCCGAGGCGACGCCGCTCCAGCTTGGGCTGGGTCTGCCTGACCTGCGCTCGCGCCTGGGTGCATGCACACAATTCGCCCTCAAGCCGCTGGACGATGCCGAGCGGCGCGATGTGCTGAAGCACCAGGCGGCGGCACGTGGCATCGAGCTGGACGATACGGTGCTGGACTGGCTGTTTGCCCGCTATGCCCGCGACCTGGGCGCCTTGCTCGATCTGCTGGACCGGCTCGACCAGGCCTCGCTGGCGGCGCAACGACGCATCACGGTGCCGTTCCTGCGGGGGCTGTTGCGCGAGATGGATGCGTCACCGGGTTGA
- a CDS encoding DUF2066 domain-containing protein produces MRLSRPLIAFLLLGFAALSPLRAFAQSTSPYTVVVPVSDTSEAQRDQAFSTALAQVLARVSGGQDLRSNPGYSDALKNAPGMVQQYQYQRATGASAGLLLQTTFDSGAIRRAIAQMGASSAGVKPPVLLLVHGVGGSLLGQDALAPLASAAGQRGYNVVYADNTAALPDMTRLAAADPSALASITGTYHTGLVLLGQLRQGGADWTLLSGGKAQHWADQAGSTGAILSDAGNVMADRLGRQLNVIAGSTTVEGTFWVSGLTSARDYAGMLSALRADPSVLKVVTVGAQDDGALLDVKSSLALPALAADLAAGGQLLQAPPHQGADVSLRWLH; encoded by the coding sequence ATGCGCCTGTCGCGTCCGCTGATTGCTTTCCTGCTGCTTGGCTTCGCCGCGTTGTCGCCGTTGCGTGCATTCGCCCAGTCCACCTCGCCCTACACGGTGGTGGTGCCGGTTTCGGACACCAGCGAAGCACAGCGCGACCAGGCCTTTTCCACCGCGCTGGCACAGGTGCTGGCACGGGTTTCGGGGGGGCAGGACCTGCGCAGCAACCCGGGTTACAGCGATGCGCTGAAGAATGCGCCCGGCATGGTGCAGCAATACCAGTATCAGCGCGCTACCGGTGCTTCGGCCGGCCTGCTGCTGCAGACGACGTTCGACAGCGGTGCGATCCGTCGTGCCATCGCCCAGATGGGCGCCAGCAGCGCCGGGGTGAAGCCGCCGGTGTTGCTGCTGGTCCATGGCGTCGGTGGCAGTCTGCTGGGCCAGGATGCGCTGGCGCCCCTGGCGTCGGCAGCCGGGCAGCGTGGCTACAACGTGGTCTACGCGGACAACACTGCCGCCTTGCCTGACATGACCAGGCTGGCCGCCGCCGACCCGTCGGCGCTGGCAAGCATCACCGGGACCTACCACACCGGTCTGGTGCTGCTGGGCCAGTTGCGCCAGGGGGGCGCGGACTGGACCCTGCTGAGCGGCGGCAAGGCACAGCACTGGGCGGACCAGGCCGGCAGCACTGGTGCCATCCTCTCGGACGCCGGCAATGTCATGGCCGACCGGCTCGGCCGGCAGCTCAACGTGATCGCCGGCAGCACGACGGTCGAGGGAACCTTCTGGGTGTCCGGACTGACCTCGGCACGCGACTATGCCGGCATGCTGTCCGCGCTGCGTGCCGATCCGTCGGTGCTCAAGGTGGTGACCGTGGGTGCACAGGACGATGGTGCCCTGCTGGACGTGAAGAGCAGCCTGGCGCTGCCGGCACTGGCCGCCGATCTTGCGGCCGGTGGCCAGCTGTTGCAGGCGCCGCCGCACCAGGGCGCGGACGTCAGCCTGCGCTGGCTGCACTGA
- a CDS encoding hemolysin family protein produces the protein MLTEVALVLILALCNGFFALSEMALVAARKSRLKQMARSSRRAQMALRHAEAPERFLSTVQVGITLVMLITGSVAGDAVGTHIAASLRIHSLGWLTPYAHVIGIVLGFVLISFVQIVIGELLPKRLALTAPERVSGYVAMPMLVLSRTTAPFVWLLNASSSLLMRLLRISDKGRDAITEEEIRLLVAESTEQGVLDSDEQAMVNRVLRLGDRSVDSVMTPRKRIAWLDIAASRSENIEVMRDTPYSRYPVYRGDESDIVGVVEVKSLLGGMTQGAPELFRTLAKPLYVPATARALDLLEEFRDAETPMALVVDEYGDIEGLVTLNDLLAAVVGASQLGHGSGEESAPIVTRADGSWLVDGSLSTDDLRELLHVDRLPGEEEHDFHTAAGMMMTALGHIPQVGETYEWQGIRFEVMDLDGARIDKLLVVPAPAHEEGGDEESG, from the coding sequence ATGCTGACCGAAGTCGCGCTCGTCCTCATCCTGGCCCTGTGCAACGGTTTCTTCGCGCTGTCGGAAATGGCGCTGGTCGCTGCGCGCAAGAGCCGTCTCAAGCAAATGGCGCGCAGCAGCCGTCGTGCCCAGATGGCACTGCGGCATGCGGAAGCTCCCGAACGGTTCCTGTCCACGGTCCAGGTAGGTATCACCCTGGTAATGCTGATTACCGGCTCGGTGGCCGGCGATGCGGTAGGCACCCATATCGCTGCCTCGCTGCGCATCCACAGTCTGGGCTGGCTGACGCCGTATGCCCATGTCATCGGCATCGTGCTGGGCTTCGTGCTGATCTCGTTCGTACAGATCGTGATCGGCGAACTGCTGCCCAAGCGCCTGGCCCTGACCGCACCCGAGCGCGTGTCCGGCTACGTGGCGATGCCGATGCTGGTGCTGTCGCGCACCACGGCGCCCTTCGTCTGGCTGCTCAATGCGTCCAGCAGCCTGCTGATGCGCCTGCTGCGCATCAGCGACAAGGGCCGTGACGCGATCACCGAAGAGGAAATCCGCCTACTGGTGGCCGAAAGCACGGAACAGGGCGTGCTGGACAGCGACGAACAGGCCATGGTCAACCGGGTGCTCCGCCTGGGCGACCGCAGCGTGGACAGCGTGATGACGCCACGCAAGCGCATCGCCTGGCTGGACATCGCCGCGTCACGCAGCGAGAACATCGAAGTGATGCGCGACACGCCGTATTCGCGCTACCCGGTCTACCGCGGCGACGAGAGCGACATCGTCGGCGTGGTGGAAGTAAAAAGCCTGCTCGGCGGCATGACCCAGGGTGCTCCCGAACTGTTCCGCACCCTGGCCAAGCCCCTGTACGTACCGGCCACCGCCCGCGCGCTGGACCTGCTGGAAGAGTTCCGCGACGCCGAAACGCCGATGGCCCTGGTGGTGGACGAATACGGCGACATCGAAGGACTGGTCACCCTGAACGACCTGCTCGCCGCCGTCGTGGGCGCCAGCCAGCTCGGCCATGGCAGTGGCGAAGAAAGCGCCCCCATCGTGACCCGCGCGGACGGCAGCTGGCTGGTCGACGGCAGCCTGTCGACCGACGACCTGCGCGAACTGCTGCATGTAGACCGGCTACCGGGCGAGGAAGAGCACGACTTCCACACTGCAGCGGGCATGATGATGACCGCACTCGGCCATATTCCGCAGGTGGGCGAAACCTACGAATGGCAGGGTATCCGCTTCGAGGTCATGGACCTGGATGGCGCACGCATCGACAAGCTGCTGGTCGTCCCCGCGCCGGCACACGAGGAAGGCGGCGACGAGGAAAGCGGCTGA
- a CDS encoding inositol monophosphatase family protein, with product MTRPAVTIAVRAARAAGNVILRYMNRIDGLNVVEKQRMDFASEVDRLAEAEIVKELRRAYPGHAILAEEGGAIGKNPLTWVIDPLDGTHNYLRGIPHFSVSIALLDKGVPQYGAVFDPLRDELYTASKGDGAYLNDRRIRVSKRDNLGGAMIATGFPYRQRAHLDAQLAMTRALLGQAEDIRRSGSAALDLAYTAAGRYDGYFEIGLKPWDMAAGVLLVHEAGGRYGDFAGRDGIPESGNLIAGNLNVAKAMTDVIGAHATPTLLRA from the coding sequence ATGACCAGACCCGCCGTCACCATCGCGGTACGCGCCGCGCGCGCCGCAGGCAACGTGATCCTGCGCTACATGAACCGCATCGACGGCCTCAATGTCGTCGAGAAGCAGCGCATGGACTTCGCCTCCGAGGTCGACAGGCTGGCCGAGGCCGAAATCGTCAAGGAACTGCGCCGCGCCTACCCCGGCCACGCCATCCTCGCCGAGGAAGGTGGCGCCATCGGCAAGAACCCGCTGACCTGGGTCATCGATCCGCTCGACGGCACCCACAACTACCTGCGCGGCATCCCGCACTTCAGCGTGTCGATCGCCCTGCTGGATAAGGGCGTGCCGCAGTACGGCGCGGTGTTCGACCCCCTGCGCGACGAGCTTTACACCGCCAGCAAGGGCGATGGCGCCTACCTCAACGATCGCCGCATCCGCGTCAGCAAGCGCGACAACCTGGGCGGCGCGATGATCGCCACCGGCTTCCCCTACCGCCAGCGCGCCCACCTCGATGCCCAACTGGCGATGACCCGCGCGCTGCTCGGCCAGGCCGAGGACATCCGCCGTTCCGGCTCGGCCGCGCTGGACCTGGCCTATACCGCCGCCGGTCGTTACGACGGTTATTTCGAGATCGGCCTCAAGCCCTGGGACATGGCCGCCGGCGTGCTGCTGGTGCACGAGGCGGGCGGCCGCTACGGCGACTTCGCCGGCCGCGATGGTATTCCCGAGAGCGGCAACCTGATCGCCGGCAACCTGAACGTGGCCAAGGCCATGACCGACGTCATTGGCGCACACGCCACGCCGACGTTGCTCAGGGCCTGA
- the recQ gene encoding DNA helicase RecQ, giving the protein MHSTASDLLRSVFGYTQFRGQQQAIVEHVAEGGDALVLMPTGGGKSLCFQIPALLRQGTGIVVSPLIALMQDQVDALREAGVSAAYLNSSLDAESQREVERQLLADELNLLYVAPERLLTGRFLSLLERTEVALFAIDEAHCVSQWGHDFRPEYRELTVLHGRFPHVPRIALTATADPRTREEIVERLGLQQARQFVSSFDRPNIGYRVMLKHSPRTQLMRFIEGHRGEAGIVYCLSRKKVDDTAAWLADAGIEALPYHAGLDAATRAKNQQRFLREDGVVMVATVAFGMGIDKPDVRFVAHLDLPRSMEGYYQETGRAGRDGLPAEAWMIYGLADVVTMSQMIAQSESADERKRIERQKLESLLAYAEATTCRRELLLGSFGENFHGPCGHCDNCVEPPKTWNATVPAKKALSAVYRSGQRFGAGHVIDILRGVDGERMSQYGHDQLSTFGIGADIDEKGWRSVFRQLLAAGLLATDAEGYGTLRLTPASRDVLIGGREVHLREDARPVRSVRRRRDSQLVTGASIGIEAYEQPMWDALRALRAQLARQQGVPPYVVFHDATLLAMLRALPSDEQEFAQISGVGESKLKRYGRDFLAVINATG; this is encoded by the coding sequence ATGCACTCAACGGCTTCCGACTTACTTCGCAGCGTCTTCGGCTACACCCAGTTCCGCGGTCAACAGCAGGCTATCGTCGAGCATGTGGCGGAAGGCGGCGATGCGCTGGTGCTGATGCCCACGGGCGGCGGCAAGTCGCTCTGCTTCCAGATTCCCGCGTTGTTGCGCCAAGGCACGGGCATTGTCGTTTCGCCGCTGATTGCCTTGATGCAGGACCAGGTGGACGCGCTGCGCGAGGCCGGCGTGTCGGCGGCCTATCTCAACTCCAGCCTTGATGCGGAATCCCAGCGTGAGGTCGAGCGCCAACTGCTGGCGGACGAGCTGAATTTGCTTTACGTGGCGCCCGAACGCCTGCTGACAGGCCGCTTCCTGAGCCTGCTGGAGCGAACCGAGGTCGCGCTGTTCGCCATCGACGAGGCCCATTGCGTGTCGCAGTGGGGGCACGACTTCCGGCCCGAGTACCGTGAACTTACCGTTCTGCACGGGCGCTTCCCGCATGTGCCCAGGATTGCACTGACCGCGACCGCCGACCCGCGTACGCGCGAGGAAATCGTGGAACGACTCGGGCTCCAGCAGGCGCGCCAGTTCGTCTCCAGCTTCGACCGTCCCAACATCGGCTACCGGGTGATGTTGAAGCACTCGCCACGCACGCAGCTGATGCGCTTCATCGAGGGACACCGTGGCGAGGCCGGCATCGTCTATTGCCTCAGCCGCAAGAAGGTCGACGATACCGCCGCCTGGCTGGCCGATGCAGGGATCGAAGCGTTGCCCTATCACGCCGGCCTGGATGCGGCGACGCGCGCGAAGAACCAGCAGCGCTTCTTGCGTGAGGATGGTGTGGTGATGGTGGCGACCGTCGCATTCGGCATGGGCATCGACAAGCCGGACGTACGCTTCGTGGCCCATCTGGACCTGCCGCGCTCGATGGAGGGCTATTACCAGGAAACCGGCCGGGCTGGGCGTGATGGCCTGCCTGCGGAGGCCTGGATGATTTATGGCCTGGCCGATGTTGTGACGATGAGCCAGATGATCGCCCAGTCCGAGTCCGCCGACGAACGCAAGCGCATCGAGCGGCAGAAACTCGAATCGCTGCTCGCTTATGCCGAGGCCACCACATGCCGTCGCGAATTGCTGCTGGGTTCGTTCGGTGAGAATTTTCACGGTCCGTGCGGGCACTGCGACAACTGCGTGGAGCCCCCGAAGACCTGGAACGCCACCGTGCCGGCAAAGAAGGCGCTTTCAGCGGTCTATCGCAGCGGGCAGCGTTTCGGCGCCGGTCATGTCATCGATATCCTGCGCGGGGTGGATGGCGAGCGCATGAGTCAGTACGGGCACGACCAACTGAGTACCTTCGGCATTGGTGCCGACATCGACGAAAAAGGCTGGCGTTCGGTGTTTCGGCAATTGCTGGCCGCAGGCCTGTTGGCCACGGATGCAGAGGGCTACGGCACCCTGCGACTGACCCCTGCCAGTCGCGACGTACTGATCGGTGGGCGCGAAGTGCATTTGCGCGAAGATGCGCGACCGGTTCGTTCGGTCCGTCGGCGACGGGACAGCCAGCTCGTGACCGGTGCAAGCATTGGCATCGAGGCCTATGAGCAGCCCATGTGGGATGCGTTGAGGGCCCTGCGTGCCCAGTTGGCCAGGCAGCAGGGTGTGCCTCCTTATGTGGTCTTTCATGACGCGACACTGCTGGCCATGCTCCGGGCCTTGCCCTCGGACGAGCAGGAATTTGCCCAGATCAGTGGTGTGGGCGAGTCCAAGCTCAAGCGCTACGGCCGCGATTTCCTGGCAGTGATCAACGCCACCGGGTAA